The window GATGCATTTTTTCCAGCCAGTGAACGTCAAAGGAGACTTTTGTGTGGCTGTTTGCTATTCGAGCCACAATATTCGACATACTTGAAGAGCCAGATTTTCACGTGTGACCAGCTGAAGGCCCACCAGATGTAGCGCGTCAGCACTGGTGGCACTGGTTTGGTCTGAAACCCAGTGAACATCAAGCTGCAGCCCAGAGGGCAGCAGCCATGTTTGTGTTCCAGCATCCCCCACTCCCTTGATAAATATAGAAACTCCACTGAAATCGAAACTTGCCGGTCATTCAGTACAATGTGACCTGATTTAGAAGCTTCACAAGAATATTTGGACTTTGGGGTCAGACCGTTTAACTAACCTTGTAGGAGAATCAATGCTGATTTTACTTCATTGTTAAAAGAGAATTTGAAGCTTTGTAGATATTCAGGAGGGGTAAACGTGTTTACTTACCAATCCGATGGCACCAGCTAAATCAGCAACAAAATAGTTCAGGTTTTTATCGAGTTATGTAGGAAACTTATCTAGATTATATCCAAGAAACTCACCGAACAGCATGAAGAGCAGCGCGCAGACGATAGTAGCCACAATGACCAGCAACGTAAGCCCGACACTCCGCCACATCTTAGCCGGATGCCTGAAAGCAGCACCAGCATAAGGAGACGGACGTAATGTGTTCGCTGCTCCGTTCTTCACGGAAAGGAAGCGAGATTTGCCGCCTGGCCGCCGAGTTAAATAGAGAGCCGTGACAAAAACAGGACACCGCTCATCGCCAACTCACTCCAGCTGCTCTGCTACCATGTGGCTAACTAGCAGCTAGGCTAGCTTGTTGACAAACTGAGCCGCGCGGGAGGACAGCAACAGGGGCTAGCGTTAGCTGTTAGCAGCGGGGAAAgtccttctttcttttgtgcTACATAACTGCAACATGTGGTTCTTGGTTCGCGAAGACGAGGTAGGCAGGAACTAACTAAAATAACTGGGTTAACATAACAACGTCGGCGTCAGGAGACCGACTGACTCACACGCGCCTGCGCAACTTTCagttgcattctgggtaatgaAGTTTCAGACCTCGTAATCGTTTCTCATTTTCTACGTCTCCTATGACTTCTGTCGGCAGTAGATGTATAGACATAAATAGTTTAAGTGTATACAAACCATTTACCGGTCATTCAACGAACATATAGAACATAAATGGTTTATACATGAACATATAGACATAAATGGgttatgtcatgtcatgtcatcttcagattaccaccgctatatccgccgcagcgggtcacgggaagccggagcctatctcgacggcatagggcgtgaggcgggggacactctgggcacgacgccagtgcaccgcagtgccactcacaaagacacacaaccatgcacacacactctcattcctaagggcaatttggaacggccaatcaacctgaagtgcatgcttttggaggggggaggaagccggagaacccggagagaacccacgcagacacggggagagcatgcgaactccacactgagcaggactcgaacccaggtctgctgtgttgtgaggtgacagtgctaaccactgcgccactgtgccgcccataAATggtttatatatacataaatggATCTgcagaaggcattcgatcgagtccctcatggtatcttgtggggagtgcttcgggagctTGGGGTCCTTTGCTGAGGggtgtccggtccctgtatgaccgaagccagagcttggttcacattgctggcagtaagtcagacctgttccaggtgcatgttggactctggcagggctgccctctatcactggtTCATAATCTTTAATgtacagaatttctaggcgcagccaggatccggaggaagtccggtttggggacaaAAGGACTTCCATCTCTTCTTTTAGCAGACAATGTTTTCCTTTGGTCTCATCAAACCTAGATCTTCAGCGTGCAttgggatggtttgcagctgagtgtgacacatgtgggatgaggatcatcacctctaaatccgaggccatggttttCTAACAGAAAAGGgcggtgtgccctcttcaggtcagtggagagtctttgccccaagtggaggagtttaagtatcttggggtcctattcacgagtgagggaaggatggaacgtgagactgacagacagatcggTGGAGCTTCTGCAGTTATGCAGTTATGCATATATATTATGCAgttatgcatatatatatatatatatatatatacggcgggtccgggttcgagtcccgctctgtgcggagttcgcatgctctccccgtgtctgcgtgggttctctccgggttctctggcttcctcccacctccaaaagcatgtgcttcaggttgattggccagtcccaaaattgcccgtaggagtgagtgtgtgtttgcgtgtttgcatgtttttgtaggtgGCTACGCGGTGCACTgacgtcgtgcccggagtgtctcatgccctatgccagctgggataggctccagctccccctgaCCCGCTACAGCAGATACAGCGgcagtacatgaaaatgaatgaagtggttgtgaaaatgaatgaatatgtattcatatacagtatattcactcacacacatatattttttaatatacagtatattaatatgtatatatataatgaggACGATACCAGTGCACTGCGGGATTAAGCAATCACCCGGCCAAATTCTTTTGAGGTAGGCCCCAAGAGACTAAATTCCAAACAGTTTAACATTCAAATGTAATACATACttgaaaagacatgaaacatttatttttctgtaccAGCCACAATGTGGaatatgaagatgatgaagatgtccaaattaggcttcaggaccatggtCAAGGGGCAAACACATgaacatggcaagaggatttatCCCGATGCTGtaaacgtaacattaacaccccatagattcagatttcacagcATGTTAAAATAACACAGCAAATCTCAAAAGTGAACAGTTTggtcttttctcttttcctgttGGAGCGTCATCTGCAttgttttgtccttcttttatctacatctctgtgaacttcatAGCAGGAAACGAAGCCACAATGTAATTAGATTTATGGAGACATTCACCAACATCGAGAACAATTCAGGTCAGGGTGAAAGTTAACAGAAATGTAGATTATAGACTGGCTGTAAGAAAACTCCGTCACAACATGCctgttatttcatgttttttaattaCTGACCGGGTTGTCCCTCCCTAGAACTCTGCTGTATTTGTGTTCACATCATCATACTTCAGAGAACAATGGTCCAATTTCTAATTGTAGCAGCACTGTTGTAGTTTAAAAATACTGATGATACTATAATGAGCCATCAGTGCTTTGGACCTGACCTTTAGGTATAAAGCATTGTTTCTTTGTAGATGATGAAGTAAACAAAGATGATGAAGTAAACATGTCGGATACTAACGTATCCCACACGTTTATTACACATTATCTTACCTGCCATTCCAGCTACCTGTTGCAACCTGTTACTGTGAGAGATTAAATGATTTGTAGACCAACAGCAGAGAAGGTGGTGAATGACTCAAGTTGGTAAAAAACTCACCCATTATTTACAGGGAATATGCATCCATGCAATGCATCCAGCAAAAGGAGGCATTATCACACATCTAGAGCCTGATGAAGGGTTCGCTCatcacaaatcttttttttcttggtggtGTGTGAGAGGAGCAGTCCACCCACAACacatcaccatttcattaaAAGTCAAACACAGATAGAGAAACAACTATTCACTCTTACATGGAATTAAAATCACCAGTTCATCCATGACGTGTTTGATGGTGcaaagaagccagagaacagaATTCATTCAAAACAGCTGGGGGCATGATGACACCGGCATTGGTGCAACATTACTGATAAAACACAATGCTGCTCCAGCCACACAAATctagaaacacacatttcaccCTTACAACATTAACACAACATCATTAAAACATTGCTTTTTAATTTGGACTTTGACAGTTCCATTAGCCTTTGCCCCTCTAACTCAGGACTGTCACCAGAGGGTGGGGAGTAATATCAATTTTGGGGGGCTTCAGCCTATGATGGGAAGCGAGGCCTCCTTTGATAAAAGAATGCTATTGGCAGAATATAGTGAAATACATGTAGTTCTGTGAGTGCAGGTTTTAGTTACTAATAGTTCACATTCAGGTTATTAACACACTTTCAAAATCAACCGATGAATCCTGCTGCATTATTATTCAGTAGATTAAATTTCATTCGGATTGATCGTAAATCATAAGAAATGAGTATGAAAATATGAAAgcctgaaaacataaaaaacattgaGTCTCTCTACTACAGCTGCTGAACTAAACACAACATGCCACGTCTTGACTTGAATGGACTTGCACTGGAGTGTATTTTTTCATACACGCTTACCTCAGTATTTGCATATTGAGTTAAGACAAAGCATGAGTCATGCTACAACCATCAGTTATAAAGATGAGTGAAGCCTCAATGCAGAGGGAAATACTTGAGTTCAGAGCTCAGTACTTAAAGGCACAGGACTCATTTTACCTACATTTACCTAACTTCAAGTTTCAAGCGGCTTTAATCAATCTTTTAGTTTGGGATTAACAATAAATTGTTGTAACATAAACAGTCACAACCagctgtgatcatcaatctgcaCCTTTTTGATGTTAGGGATTCCCAAGTTTCAggttaatatttgtttttctggctGCAAGCTGCTTCACCTTGTTGATGCATGGAGATGATGTCACTTAGTCTTCATCACAGAGCAAGTGTTCGTGGCTCAATGTTTGTTTGGACAAGCATACTtcacacattcaaaagcatCAGTGTTATGCAAAAGACAACAAACTGAAGAACTCACTGAAGAAGTAAAACTTTACTCACATTCATGTCAATTGCAGCTTACCAAGTGCTTTACATGTACAAGCAAAGGGCACCAGCATCACATGTTCAAAGTGCACATAAGCACATTGCATCGCAAGAACACTTTAAACACAAACTCATCAGTTTGTCCACAACAAACTGATGAATCAACTAATCATGAACTCTATCTTACAGAGGAGCTTTAAGCGTTTTTAAAACAGATTCACCTGATCCAATGTGAACAGGGAGGGTTTTCCAGTGTTTCTGAGGTAAAGCTGCAAACAGCACTGTCGGATTTGAAACAGTCAGACGTTTCTGATAAAATGACCAAAGGGGCTGGATAGTAAAGCCAGGCTCAGAGTGTCAAAGTGCCTTACAAttgataaaaaattaaaaaaaaaatctaaaaatcatTTCTGTACTTGACAAGAAATCAGTGAATAGAGCTCTGTAATGAGAGTAATGAGCTCCCAGGAAAAGGATTAGCTGCTGAATTTTGTAGAGAATCAAGATCGACAAATAAAAGTGTAAATGATGCATTAGAGCTCTgctgttgaaaataaaataaaaatgcagttttaCTGTCCATGAACGCTGCAAAACCTGAACTGACAAAGTGTCAGAGTCTGGTTGCAATGTGGGGAATGTACAGTTTAAATGTGTATAATACAGTAAAACCTCTGCTCTGAATCTGTTACCTACTGTATATTTCTACATTAACAGAGGAGAGCAATGATAATATATGGCATGATCCTTTAAAGGGAAATCTTGTATTGCTTTACTGTGTTGAGAATTTTACAAAAGCATCCAAAAATTGAATATAACAGCAATATGTACTCTTCACACAGTGTTAAATTGATTACTCAATTATTCAAAGTTGCATTTACTatagaaaaacaatatttgtattttgGGATTTGGGATTTTGTGCTGATAAGACATcccaaaaaatgcaaaaaaaatctttggaaaaaaaaaaaggttatattAATCAGTAGTGGGTGGcgtggtggtgcagtgggtagcgctgttacCTCACAGAATATTCCGGGTTCCAGtcctgtctgtgtggagttaCATGTTCTTCCTGCAGACAAGGGAAAAACATATAACTCCAGCTTCTTCTCACCTctaaaaacattcagtttaggtgaactggtcactcgAAATACTCTGTGAATGTGGTTGTTTGACTTTTGTGTGGTTcagcaatgagctggcatctaatctggggtgtaccctgccctTCACACCTGTagctggctgggataggctccagcacaccCAGAAGGTGGATACCAAAAATAGATGGATAGATTAATCAGTTGTAAAAATAACCACTGCTGCCATAGAcacatattttcaaaatgttaacTTTATTTTGTAACTCTGACATTAATTCCTATCAAAATAAACATGATCCAGGATTGTCAATTTCAGTCCGACAGCTGTCAATTTCCGTCACTGAAACTGTAAAATTATAAATCTAACTTACTGATGGTTATTACCCATCATAACAACCTACACAATGGTTGGCTGGAAAAAAGGTGATGCCAACAtgatacaaacacatttttacaatgCCACACCAAAGTAACACTCGTATGAGCCGCATTAGCCCTGTTTAATAAGGTGGCTGATTAAGTGGTCAGCTTTCTCCTTTTACGATTTTGAATAAAAGATTAAATTGTATCAACTAATTTAATCAAAGTCATTAAAGTCAAGTTAAATATAATATGGTTCTGAACAAGTCAGCTATTATTTACATAAATGTGGATGCCAcgatacaaaaaaacacaaactcatGTTCATCTTGAACTTCTGCAGCCTTCTTGGTCTTCAACTGAAAGGCATGTTCTTCAACATTTCATCTCAGCGACATATTCCGTCTTTGCAGTGTGAGAATCTCAGCCACCAGCAACTGTGGATCCATCAGGTGTGGAAACATGTCCATGGCTCTGTCCACCAAACTAGCACTGAAGATACCGAGGAGCTTCTTCCTGACGACTTCTCTCTCCTTGTCCCAGCTGGGGCTCTGCTGTGTTTCACATGGAGGCTCCCGAAATGAGTGCTCTGGTGTTTGTCTGCAGACTCCTGGAGGGGGAATCCCAAAAGGATCGGACCAATACTGCTGGGAGATGTGGGTCCTGCTGTGTTGGTAATCTGCATGCTGATTATAATCATGCATGCTAACCGGGTATGCACCATAGCTGGTATAATGAGCGGAGCTATGGGGGGTCATACCAGAACTGTGACTGCTGACTGGCCCATGGCTGAATTGCTGGTTGTGGTGCTGAAAAGCTGGTGCCGAATGCTGGGAGGAGCAGTCGCTGCAAGGTGCGCTTCTTGGAGGGCCGTAGTGCCGTCTTACGCTGTGGGCATGCCCATACTGGTGATCACTCCACGGAGCCTCCATGGGTAGACTATCAAAAGAGCCCAAGCCAGAATCTAGATGCTCCTGAGAGTCATTGCGCTGCATTAAAGCGAGGTCAGAAGAAGAGTACTGGCCAGATGTCTCCTTTCTAGGTGAGCCTTTTTTGTTGGAGCTTTGACCTGTCTTCACCTGACCTAAAGATTCATGTTTGTGATCTTTCTTTAAGGGGCCACTCTCATGCCTCAGATTCAGTTTCTTTGCCATATCCTCCACTAAAAAGAGGCTTTGTCCAGACacagagtgaaatgaagattGTTTCAGATCAATGCAGGGATGCTTAGTATTCTCCCGAAGTTCATCGGCAACTGCATAATTGGACTGTTTGCTTCGCTGACGGTGGTGGAATTTGCATTTGACCCCAAATGTACATTTCTTTCCTGgaacaaagaaaatgattttaGCACTGCTGATAAGAAATTTAATTTGCATAGTGTTACCATTTTCAATCTGAGTAAAAGAAGATCTAAATGAAGTGACCTTTGGGTCACAAAATGTCACCTCTTCTGATATCAAGATGTTTTTGATATTTATTGAGTAAAGGCTAAAACCCTGTTTGTGAGGTCACCGATACCCAAACAATCCAAACTATACATCTCTGAGTTCATGtggacaaaatttaaaaaagatttcttcCAGGCCTCTGTGAAATATTATGTTCACAAGAATGggttgtacatactgtatatacaaatgCTATCATCAGCATGAAAACAGGCAGGAATATGATGGGCAGAGTTTGTGTCAGACAGGACCAGTAACGGGTTTTGGTTCTCTCACCATAAGGACAATGCTGTTTCTTTAGAGTCTTTGGAACTCT of the Antennarius striatus isolate MH-2024 chromosome 14, ASM4005453v1, whole genome shotgun sequence genome contains:
- the zc3h12ab gene encoding ribonuclease ZC3H12A, translated to MYPNEPDPPLDTQFQETQMDFFHKLGYSTAQVQAIQQQYGPNVDTDKVLGELVRIRASRDASQGPLTTVSVLVPGGNAQTKRPTQLLPCTRSSPQSREEGGEDEGDLRPIVIDGSNVAMSHGNKEVFSCLGIQLAVEFFLDRGHTDITVFVPSWRKEQPRPDVPISDQHILRDLEKKKILVFTPSRRVAGKRVVCNDDWFIVKLAYESDGIMVSNDMYRDLQGKEPEWKRFIEQRLLMYSFVNNKFMPPDDPLGRHGPTLDNFLRRVPKTLKKQHCPYGKKCTFGVKCKFHHRQRSKQSNYAVADELRENTKHPCIDLKQSSFHSVSGQSLFLVEDMAKKLNLRHESGPLKKDHKHESLGQVKTGQSSNKKGSPRKETSGQYSSSDLALMQRNDSQEHLDSGLGSFDSLPMEAPWSDHQYGHAHSVRRHYGPPRSAPCSDCSSQHSAPAFQHHNQQFSHGPVSSHSSGMTPHSSAHYTSYGAYPVSMHDYNQHADYQHSRTHISQQYWSDPFGIPPPGVCRQTPEHSFREPPCETQQSPSWDKEREVVRKKLLGIFSASLVDRAMDMFPHLMDPQLLVAEILTLQRRNMSLR